In Fusarium falciforme chromosome 9, complete sequence, the following are encoded in one genomic region:
- a CDS encoding Exocyst complex component Sec8, with the protein MSNRYDRPYREGNGYGNFGRSGDDYRSGYQDGYGSDRYGTPPNLQQPRAPPTLRQMPSRSRVPPETNAERQITEVLDHIKREWPSMCQDDCVPVQLALQLLDSSSVGRAHEYSQFQQSHNYLQESLKGIVHEHHQGFNSSIGTFHKIQSSIQQSQKRVRALKESLANSKTSLCATDPELKKLSKTSQEFDTLVQTLNELDDLRAVPDQLEARISEKRFLTAVEVLQNALRKLRKPELDDIGALSDLRSYLANQETALMDILVEELHEHLYLKSPYCQERWQNLAKSQGAFTEGYVDAKPITPFHVILDSIDVDKTLTEDPMKNPEADTFYYIGLLVESLNKLGRLQNAVETLKQRLPVELFGIVNETINEVDQRHPSSLRGGSTKGDGLHVYGTRETQMRADVIYDLLWSLYGKFEAIGEGHRVFHESIKVLIRREGAGNNSALLGSFKELWNLYQNEIRSLLHNYVTTDADVYQFDSPNPGNALNGKKDIREHLFKFSEANTKSIVMTTEYDALDGIIQDAVPGLGSRKDKKHRNAYDGGRKGGDAGYGASHQTTGSYKSLVEPSVFNMSLLLPPTLVFLQRLKNIVPPGSDLAASTLTTFLDNFLVNVFQPQLDETLTKLSDTVFGEVDAFSQDPAWSQVARRPVFRGTTAFFEVVTAFCRMLGTIPPDQALSSLIVTQMMRYYDRCFSWYKSLVVKAQEQSGELDNDNLRASARFSLEPGDIQETMKRLWTADEMDWELAEKEIHQLMELTDETPLESGDIIQDRDSISSFCLLYTSMKWLAVKIAGLRQITMHETDTSRQQNLPRHSSRRWTLMNDPNKATAEDGPVSLPLTQETVQAFDSIVSSFEELAGTALLTLHMEIRCRIVHSLRIALSPQVAPYLLDQEVSEPDPQILNLNSELVLFDETVVKYLRDKEIAFIRTGLGLLINCYLVSNACKASPMNAKGCGRMQLNILVLQQNLKNVEEGVDLARAANYFSLYEQGADAIVEKAKEDKEQQRGNSAQDPDNFSYDELKALVELCYSEGMANPERGIASAAQRQMTDKLLGLSEHMWQT; encoded by the exons TACCGCGAGGGCAACGGCTACGGCAACTTTGGCCGCTCGGGCGACGACTACAGATCCGGTTACCAAGATGGTTACGGAAGCGATCGCTATGGCACGCCGCCCAATCTCCAGCAGCCGCGAGCGCCCCCGACGCTTCGACAAATGCCCTCCCGATCGCGTGTGCCGCCAGAGACGAACGCCGAGCGACAGATCACCGAGGTCCTGGACCACATTAAGAGGGAATGGCCTTCGATGTGTCAGGATGACTGCGTCCCCGTCCAGCTGGCGTTGCAGCTCCTTGACAGCAGCTCGGTTGGCCGCGCGCACGAGTACAGCCAGTTCCAGCAGTCACACAACTACCTGCAAGAGTCCCTAAAGGGCATCGTCCATGAGCATCACCAGGGCTTCAACAGTTCGATCGGTACCTTTCACAAGATCCAGAGCAGCATCCAGCAGTCCCAGAAGCGGGTCCGCGCGCTCAAGGAGTCGCTGGCCAACTCCAAGACGAGCCTATGCGCCACGGATccagagctgaagaagctgtcCAAGACTTCGCAGGAGTTTGACACGCTTGTGCAGACGCTCAACGAACTGGATGACCTACGAGCGGTGCCTGATCAGCTGGAGGCTAGAATATCTGAGAAGCGGTTCTTAACGGCCGTAGAAGTGCTCCAAAATGCGCTTCGAAAACTGAGGAAACCTGAGCTGGACGATATTGGTGCTCTTAGCGACTTGCGGAGCTATTTGGCCAACCAAGAGACAGCTCTGATGGATATTCTTGTGGAGGAACTGCATGAGCATCTCTATCTCAAGTCTCCATACTGCCAGGAGAGATGGCAGAACCTGGCCAAATCACAGGGCGCCTTTACTGAGGGTTACGTGGATGCAAAGCCCATCACGCCTTTCCATGTTATCCTCGATTCTATCGATGTCGACAAGACATTGACAGAGGACCCTATGAAGAACCCTGAGGCCGACACTTTTTACTATATTGGTCTGCTGGTGGAATCTTTGAACAAGCTTGGCCGATTACAGAACGCCGTGGAAACCCTTAAGCAGCGGCTACCAGTTGAACTGTTTGGAATCGTCAACGAGACTATCAACGAGGTGGACCAGCGACACCCAAGTTCTCTGCGAGGAGGATCAACCAAGGGCGATGGATTGCATGTCTATGGTACCCGCGAGACACAGATGCGAGCAGACGTCATATATGATCTTCTCTGGTCCCTGTACGGCAAGTTCGAGGCGATTGGAGAAGGTCATCGTGTCTTCCATGAATCTATCAAGGTCCTTATTCGACGAGAGGGTGCTGGTAACAACAGCGCTCTTCTCGGCAGCTTCAAGGAGTTATGGAATCTTTACCAGAACGAAATCAGGTCTCTGCTGCACAACTACGTCACAACGGATGCAGATGTCTATCAGTTCGACTCGCCAAACCCAGGAAATGCACTCAACGGCAAAAAGGATATTCGTGAGCATCTATTCAAGTTCTCAGAGGCCAACACAAAGTCTATTGTAATGACAACCGAGTACGACGCTCTGGACGGCATCATCCAAGACGCTGTTCCTGGTCTGGGCTCACgaaaggacaagaagcacCGAAACGCGTACGATGGAGGCAGAAAGGGAGGCGACGCCGGCTATGGAGCCAGTCACCAAACGACGGGCTCGTACAAGTCTCTGGTGGAACCTAGTGTTTTCAACATGAGTCTACTACTACCACCCACGTTGGTGTTCTTGCAGAGGCTCAAGAACATCGTGCCTCCTGGGTCTGATCTCGCAGCGAGCACGCTCACAACATTCCTGGATAACTTTTTGGTCAACGTCTTTCAGCCACAGTTAGACGAGACCTTGACCAAGCTAAGCGATACGGTCTTTGGAGAGGTGGATGCCTTCTCGCAAGACCCGGCCTGGAGCCAGGTGGCACGCCGGCCTGTGTTCCGAGGAACGACGGCCTTCTTTGAGGTTGTGACTGCGTTCTGTCGCATGCTGGGCACGATTCCACCCGACCAAGCACTCAGCTCACTGATTGTGACCCAAATGATGCGATACTACGACCGCTGCTTCAGCTGGTACAAGTCGCTTGTGGTCAAGGCTCAGGAGCAGTCTGGAGAGCTTGACAATGACAACCTGAGGGCTTCCGCGCGGTTTTCGCTAGAGCCAGGCGATATTCaggagacgatgaagaggctgTGGACGGCAGATGAGATGGACTGGGAGCTGGCAGAAAAGGAGATTCATCAGTTGATGGAGCTCACAGATGAGACGCCTCTAGAGTCGGGGGATATTATTCAGGACCGAGATTCAATCTCGTCGTTCTGTCTCTTGTACACCAGCATGAAATGGCTCGCAGTCAAGATTGCAGGCTTGCGGCAAATCACGATGCACGAGACGGACACGTCACGGCAGCAGAACCTTCCTCGACACTCGAGCCGCCGATGGACACTGATGAATGACCCGAACAAGGCCACTGCCGAAGATGGTCCCGTGTCACTACCGCTGACGCAGGAGACTGTGCA AGCGTTTGACAGCATCGTCTCATCCTTTGAGGAGCTAGCAGGGACAGCACTGCTCACTCTTCACATGGAGATTCGGTGCCGCATAGTGCACTCGTTGCGCATCGCCTTGTCACCCCAGGTGGCACCGTACCTCCTAGATCAGGAAGTGAGCGAGCCTGATCCGCAGATCCTGAATCTCAACTCGGAGCTGGTGCTATTTGATGAGACGGTGGTCAAGTACCTGCGAGACAAGGAGATTGCCTTTATCAGGACAGGCCTAGGCCTTCTGATCAACTGCTACCTGGTGAGCAACGCCTGCAAGGCATCGCCGATGAACGCCAAGGGCTGCGGACGGATGCAACTCAACATCCTGGTGCTGCAGCAGAACCTCAAGAACGTGGAGGAGGGCGTGGACCTGGCACGGGCAGCAAACTACTTTTCGCTGTACGAGCAGGGAGCGGACGCGATTGTGGAAAAGGCaaaggaggacaaggagcagcagcgaggCAACAGCGCGCAGGACCCGGACAACTTTTCGTACGACGAGCTCAAGGCGCTCGTTGAGCTCTGCTACAGCGAGGGGATGGCGAACCCAGAGCGAGGTATTGCGTCGGCGGCTCAAAGGCAGATGACGGATAAGCTGCTGGGGCTGAGCGAGCACATGTGGCAGacatag